The DNA sequence ATTCTTTAATGATTAATTTTGCCTCTTTTTCAGCATTACGTTTTACTTCCTCAGCTGTTTCCTGGGCAATTAAAATGGATCTATTTAACGTACTTTCAATATTAGAAAAATGACTAAGCTTATCCTCTAACTCAGAAACTCTATCAAATAGTTCCTTTTTCTCTCGTATAACAATCTCATAGTCTTTGATCACTTGGTCTAAAAACTCGTTTACTTCATCCTCATCATAGCCACGAAATCCTCGAGAAAATTCCTTATTATGAATATCTAGCGGCGTTAACGGCATAACAGGCCACCTCCAATTATGTTTTAATTACAACGTTTCTTCTATTATAATACATATTTTCGACAAACAGTACTCTAATTCCTTTAATCACGACAAATCATTTTGGGAATGCAACAGATAGACGAAACTTATTTTTCTTTGTCTGTCCTTCATTCGAGACTATTTCACATCGGCCTTTCCCTCTTACAGATAATACATCTTTTATTTGAAGTGAAAAGCTCGGATCCTCTATTACCTTCCAATTAACCTTTATGTATCCATTTTCTATCATAGGTTTAACCTTTGACCTAGACAGTTTGTATACTTCAGCCACAATTGTATCGAGTCTCAGGGATGATGCAGTGATGTGCAAATAAGAATATTCCTTCGTTACACTAATACTTTCCTCGATAGGAACCACTTGTAAGCTTACTCTCGCCTTTCCTACAGATTTTAAATTCCAACTAACAAATTCAGCTACTTCCTTTGCTAGTACAATTTGAAACCGTTCAGCAGAATTAAGAATGTCGCCAAATTTCTCTCGCTTTAAACCAACATTCATTAAGGCACCTAATATTTCCCTATGCTCTATTTGAACAAACTTTGTTGGATATAAGAGCTCGTATAGAGCAATGTCGTAATCCTCTGTTACTGGCTCCACATAGTGCGGATATATTAGGCACCTTTTTCTCTCTGCTTCCTTATAACCTCCGTAGAAGGATACTGCAACCTCATCATTTTGGCCTACCAAGGATTGAACAATGTATTGTTGACGTGGATCAAGAAAGTCGGTCAACTTTGAACGGTATTGTTCAATTGCTGTCTCCTTCCACTCCATTACTTGGTCTACAAAGGCGTGTTCGTCCTTTCGAAAGTGTTGATAAACACTCATGCAATAAACAACTCCATTAAAAATTTTACACAATCTCTATACACAATCTCTTTTTTAAACAAATAGACTAAATAAGAACGTAACGCCATCTCTAGCGAAATTCAATGCAAAAATTGCAATAAGTGGAGAAATATCAATCATACCAATCGGGGGAATGATTTTTCTAAATGGAGCAAAATATGGCTCCACCAATTTCCCAATAATTCTTCCTATCGATGACTCCCTAGCATTTGGAACCCAAGACATAAACACATAAATAATACATAGGAAAAAGTAAATCGTAAATATACGCTGTATTACATCGTGAAGTAAAACTATCATAAAATTAAATCCACCTTTCTGTACTAATCTTGAAGCATCTCTGATATAGATCCAGATACGTCTACGTTATCAGGTGTACAAAGAAATATGTTAGACCCGAGCTTCTGAATATCGCCACCAATAGCATATACTGTGCCACTAATGAAATCGACTACTCGTTTTCCTTGTTCGTGCGGTAATCGTTGTAAATTAATAACAACTGATTTTCTATTTTTTAAATGGTCCGCAATTTCTTGAACCTCGTCATAGCTATGAGGTTCAATAAGCATTACTTTTGCTTGGTTTTGTATGCTCGTTAAACTCACTACATTCTTTTTTTCTTTCTCGTGCCGTTGAGGGTATGTAGGCTCAATATCTCCACTATGCTCGACGGTATCCTCATATTCATCTTCAAGCTCAAAGAACTTCTTAAAAGTCTGCTTTAAACTCACAGTATTTCACCTCTCTATTCTTTACTCTTCCTTCCCTACTAAAGCAGTTCCTATACGAATAAAGGTTGCTCCCTCTTCAACTGCAATGGCAAAATCATTAGACATTCCCATCGATAACTCATGACACGGTGCATGAGATAATTTCAACTTCTCTATCTTTTCCTTCAATTCTCTCAATTGTCGAAAATATGGTCGAACTTCTTCTGCATTCTCTACAATTGGGGCCATAGTCATTAAACCTACAACCTCAATTGCTTTATACTTTGATAAATCATGAATAAAAGAAATTGTTTCTTCAGGTTTAATTCCTGATTTCGTTTCCTCTCCTGATACATTTACTTGAACGAAGCACTTCATCGTTTCCCCTTCAGGTGTACGCTTGTCTATTTCTTTCGCAAGAGATAAACGATCTAATGAATGGATATAATCAAATTGATGAATCATTTTCTTTACTTTTTTTGATTGTAAACTCCCAATAAAATGCCATGTCCCTTTTTCTCCAAGCACTTCCCATTTCTTAAGAGCTTCTTCTACACGATTTTCACCTATATGCTGAATACCAGAAGCTAAAGCATCTTTTGCTCGTTCAATAGATACGTACTTTGTAACTGCTATTATGTTAACACAGTTATAGTCTCTATTCTCCTTTTTACAAGCATCTTTCACAACTTGATGAATTCTATTTAGATTCTCTTGTACTGACACGAGCGAGACTCCTTCCAAACTAAACATTTATTTCATACTAATATCATAAAGAATCTTTGCTCATCAAGCAATGATTAATCAGTGAGACATTATCATTTTTTTTAGAATAACGTCGTATTTTGGGTAAAAAAACAAAACCTCCGCATATGAAGGAGGTTTCTAATCATCATCTGAATCGCTCGCGCCACCAGGATGATGCCGTACAAGAACAACATCAGAACCTATTTTAACGACATTTTTCCAAGGAACAATGATCTCTTGATCTCCACGATTAAATAACCCCATCATCTTACCTCCACCAATAATTAAAGCATCTACTTTCCCAGATTCTAAATTAATATCCAAGTCAGTAATATGTCCTAGTAAACGGCCATCTGCGAGATTGACAATATCCTTCGCTTGAATATCAGATATTTTTAACATACTAGACCCCTCCCCTTTATTCGATACATTGTATGCATAACTTGTTCAACTTATATCACTAATAATAAAATCTTTTAACTAGCTATCTTCGGTAGGAAAATTGTCTTTTTATACGTAAAAAGGAGGGGGACTCAAAAGGTTGATTATACCTTTTAAGTCCCCCTCTATACGAGTGACCTCTGCAATTCCTGGCTTATGTAGGTCATTGCCAGAACTACTTATCTTTTAGGACACCCGTGCGTTTTATTCTTTAGCATGTTTATTCATTTGTTGAATGGCAGCCTTTTCTAGTCTGGAAACTTGTGCTTGGGAAATACCGATTTCATCGGCAACCTCCATTTGCGTTTTCCCTTGGAAAAAGCGCATATCAAGTATCATTTTTTCCCTGTCATTTAAGCGAATCATTGCTTCTTTTAACGCAATCTCTTCAATCCATTGAATGTCCTTTTGTTTATCATCACTAATTTGATCCATCACATAAATTGGATCTCCTCCATCATTATAGATTGGCTCAAACAATGATACTGGATCTTGAATTGCGTCTAAAGCAAATACAATATCTTCTTTTGGTACATCTAATACTTTTGCAATTTCTTGAACAGTTGGCTCCCGCTCACGTTTTTTCTCATTCATCATATTGTCTCTTACTTGTAGTGCTTTGTAGGCTATGTCTCGTAAAGACCTTGAAACACGGATTGGGTTATTATCGCGCAAGTACCTTCTAATCTCCCCAATAATCATGGGAACTGCATATGTGGAAAACTTTACGTTTTGGCTTAGGTCGAAATTATCAATTGATTTCATTAAGCCTATACACCCTACTTGAAATAAGTCATCTACATATTCACCACGATTATTGAATCGCTGAATAACACTAAGAACGAGTCGTAAATTTCCATTTACTAGTTCTTCTCTTGCAAATTCGTCCCCATTTTGCATTTTTTCAAAGAGGACTCTCATTTCTTTGTTTTTTAGCACTGGTAACTTAGATGTGTCTACACCACAAATTTCTACTTTATTGCGAGTCAATGTCTTCCCTCCCAACAGGAGCTGATGTACAAAATTCAGTATCTCCTTGAGAGGGAAATTTATGCAGAGCTTCCAAACGAAAAAAGGCCTGAAACGTGTCCAAGCCTTGTCGCATCATGCTAAAAAAAATTTATAACATTTTATTAAATTCCTTTTGTAACCTTTTTATAATCCTTTTCTCTAACCGAGAAATGTATGATTGAGATATTCCTAACATATCAGCAACATCTTTTTGTGTTTTTTCTTCATCCCCAGCTAAACCAAATCTCAGTTCCATGATTTGTTTTTCCCTGTCATTTAGCGCTTCCAATGCTTTTACAAGGAGTTTACGGTCAACTTTATCCTCAATACCTTTAGTAATGATATCTTCTTCTGTACCTAATACATCAGATAAAAGAAGTTCATTACCATCCCAATCAATATTTAAAGGTTCGTCAAATGAAACTTCAGATCGTATTTTATTATTTCTTCTTAAGTACATTAAGATTTCATTTTCAATACACCGTGATGCATAGGTAGCAAGCTTAATTTTCTTTTCTGGATCAAATGTACTTACTGCTTTAATTAGTCCTATTGTGCCTATACTAATAAGGTCTTCAATATTTATCCCCGTGTTTTCAAACTTTCTCGCAATATATACGACTAAGCGTAAATTTCGCTCAATTAAAACAGAACGAACAGAATCATCCCCTGATGGTAGTTTCTTTAATAAATACGCTTCCTCTTCTTTCGAAAGGGGTGGAGGCAGTGCTTCACTACCACCTATGTAATATACCTCATCAGGCTTTAATCCCAATTTTTTAAGTATTTTATACCACCATAGCTTCAATTTAATTCTTACCTTCATCATGCTAGCTCCCCCTTTAGAATTTGAACAGATTTACGATGTCTGCTTCTTTTGTTGCATCATTTTAGGATGTAGTAAGCAATTATAGTCATTTCGATCCGATAACGGGATATGGCTTAAACCTAGTAGTACTTGATTACATTTATACGATTGATTATCGTCTAAAACGATGACTTCATCAGGCTTTAGAGCCCACAAAAACTGCTGTTTTTCTCCTACCGTTCGAAATGGAATTAAAGTCAACTTCCCTTCAAATCGTTCTGGAATATTTTCATGCGAGAATGTTTGTTTTTTGGTAAATTGGACAACGGATTCTGGGAATTGATTCCCTACTTCCGTCATATCTATAATTATGACGGAACGCCTTGTAAAAGGGTCCTCTAGACGATTTCCACTATCAACAAATCCCTTTAAATGTAATTGTATTCCTGCAGCTTTAACTAGGACTTCATAAATTTGGTCATATCGAATTTTTTCCGTTTCCATATTTTCAAAACGTTGTTTAGAATACACATACATGATGGGAAAGCCTATTAATACGAACAACCAGCTAATAGGGCTTCCAAAACCACTTGTTTGTGTTGCAAAGGTTCCGTTGATAAAGCTTGTATCTGTTTCAAGAAAATAATGTAAACCTAAAAGACCACCCCCAACGGCGAAATTAACGAAAAAGAAAGTGAGCCACGCTTGGATAAATAATCGAAATCGCCTAAATCCAAATGTAGCTAAAATTATCAAGATAGAATAAACACTTTTCACGAGTGGATTCATGGCTATGACATCGAATGGGGTAAATAAAAAAAAGATATACAAAGAGGCAATAAAACCTCCAAATATTAATCTACTTTTTTTAATATTTCTTTTTATGACTATGGAGGTCAACAGTAAAAGTAAAGTATCAACTAAAAAGTTTAATAGCCAAACAATGTCAAGATAGATTTCCAAGTCAATCAGCCACCATCCAAATCGTAATTTGAACTAAGTATAACTGATGTAGCTTTTTAAGTCTGTCACTTTTTGCTAATAGAAAGGGACTTATTTTGGCAGTTTTTCATTATTCTTGTCATTGAAATTTATATGCTAGTTTTTTAGTAATAATTCGTTATAGATTTGATATTTTCTTTTGACTGTTCGTAAAAGAGGGAAGGAAATTTCTGGGATGAATCTAGGAAGCTATCAAAGTAAAATATTCTTTTATGTCTAAAAAAAATGGTATAACGTTATTCTTTAAAGCAATGG is a window from the Evansella cellulosilytica DSM 2522 genome containing:
- a CDS encoding DivIVA domain-containing protein is translated as MPLTPLDIHNKEFSRGFRGYDEDEVNEFLDQVIKDYEIVIREKKELFDRVSELEDKLSHFSNIESTLNRSILIAQETAEEVKRNAEKEAKLIIKESEKNADRIVNEALSKSRKVALEIEELKKQASVYRTRFKMLLEAQLEMLSTEDWDDISKLDAEFELNKES
- a CDS encoding RNA-binding protein, with the translated sequence MSVYQHFRKDEHAFVDQVMEWKETAIEQYRSKLTDFLDPRQQYIVQSLVGQNDEVAVSFYGGYKEAERKRCLIYPHYVEPVTEDYDIALYELLYPTKFVQIEHREILGALMNVGLKREKFGDILNSAERFQIVLAKEVAEFVSWNLKSVGKARVSLQVVPIEESISVTKEYSYLHITASSLRLDTIVAEVYKLSRSKVKPMIENGYIKVNWKVIEDPSFSLQIKDVLSVRGKGRCEIVSNEGQTKKNKFRLSVAFPK
- a CDS encoding YggT family protein, which gives rise to MIVLLHDVIQRIFTIYFFLCIIYVFMSWVPNARESSIGRIIGKLVEPYFAPFRKIIPPIGMIDISPLIAIFALNFARDGVTFLFSLFV
- a CDS encoding cell division protein SepF; the encoded protein is MSLKQTFKKFFELEDEYEDTVEHSGDIEPTYPQRHEKEKKNVVSLTSIQNQAKVMLIEPHSYDEVQEIADHLKNRKSVVINLQRLPHEQGKRVVDFISGTVYAIGGDIQKLGSNIFLCTPDNVDVSGSISEMLQD
- a CDS encoding YggS family pyridoxal phosphate-dependent enzyme, with amino-acid sequence MSVQENLNRIHQVVKDACKKENRDYNCVNIIAVTKYVSIERAKDALASGIQHIGENRVEEALKKWEVLGEKGTWHFIGSLQSKKVKKMIHQFDYIHSLDRLSLAKEIDKRTPEGETMKCFVQVNVSGEETKSGIKPEETISFIHDLSKYKAIEVVGLMTMAPIVENAEEVRPYFRQLRELKEKIEKLKLSHAPCHELSMGMSNDFAIAVEEGATFIRIGTALVGKEE
- a CDS encoding YlmC/YmxH family sporulation protein, with protein sequence MLKISDIQAKDIVNLADGRLLGHITDLDINLESGKVDALIIGGGKMMGLFNRGDQEIIVPWKNVVKIGSDVVLVRHHPGGASDSDDD
- the sigG gene encoding RNA polymerase sporulation sigma factor SigG — protein: MLNFVHQLLLGGKTLTRNKVEICGVDTSKLPVLKNKEMRVLFEKMQNGDEFAREELVNGNLRLVLSVIQRFNNRGEYVDDLFQVGCIGLMKSIDNFDLSQNVKFSTYAVPMIIGEIRRYLRDNNPIRVSRSLRDIAYKALQVRDNMMNEKKREREPTVQEIAKVLDVPKEDIVFALDAIQDPVSLFEPIYNDGGDPIYVMDQISDDKQKDIQWIEEIALKEAMIRLNDREKMILDMRFFQGKTQMEVADEIGISQAQVSRLEKAAIQQMNKHAKE
- the sigE gene encoding RNA polymerase sporulation sigma factor SigE; this translates as MMKVRIKLKLWWYKILKKLGLKPDEVYYIGGSEALPPPLSKEEEAYLLKKLPSGDDSVRSVLIERNLRLVVYIARKFENTGINIEDLISIGTIGLIKAVSTFDPEKKIKLATYASRCIENEILMYLRRNNKIRSEVSFDEPLNIDWDGNELLLSDVLGTEEDIITKGIEDKVDRKLLVKALEALNDREKQIMELRFGLAGDEEKTQKDVADMLGISQSYISRLEKRIIKRLQKEFNKML
- the spoIIGA gene encoding sigma-E processing peptidase SpoIIGA: MEIYLDIVWLLNFLVDTLLLLLTSIVIKRNIKKSRLIFGGFIASLYIFFLFTPFDVIAMNPLVKSVYSILIILATFGFRRFRLFIQAWLTFFFVNFAVGGGLLGLHYFLETDTSFINGTFATQTSGFGSPISWLFVLIGFPIMYVYSKQRFENMETEKIRYDQIYEVLVKAAGIQLHLKGFVDSGNRLEDPFTRRSVIIIDMTEVGNQFPESVVQFTKKQTFSHENIPERFEGKLTLIPFRTVGEKQQFLWALKPDEVIVLDDNQSYKCNQVLLGLSHIPLSDRNDYNCLLHPKMMQQKKQTS